One Larus michahellis chromosome 11, bLarMic1.1, whole genome shotgun sequence genomic region harbors:
- the DBN1 gene encoding drebrin isoform X2 produces the protein MAGVGFAAHRLELLASYQDVIGEDSPTDWALYTYEDGSDDLKLAASGGGGLLELSGHFEIQKVMYGFCSVKDPQAVLPKYVLVNWVGEDVPDARKCACASHVAKIAEFFQGVDVIVNASSVEDIDPGAIGQRLSNGLARVSSPVLHRLRLREDENAEPVGTTYQKTDATVEMKRLNREQFWEQAKKEEELRKEEERKKALDARLRFEQERMEQERLEQEERERRYREREEQIEEHRRKQQSMEAEEARQRLKEQSIFGDQQEEDDRQQLRKSESEVEEAAAIIAQRPDNPRDFFKQQERVASGSSDAVSPGSHRTGSQSDAYRKASAAGCSPCEPSPAATPLGEPGTRASAHETPATPKDSPSPGTQETGPAAPEQHWPFPGPEDKATEPPGDEPDPRPAWTAGGDALGDLVTLEPTAEPSPLPAAAEPQPGEAPNAESLIDLWQSDGATPPAAWPLPATPVPEGPPATLPDEGPLLSLDELPEPPATFCDAEQEEEEEEEEEAAGTGDPQTRGLGCQRAPQEDAQGRETPPITNGEMAPKDGTPGRGEQASEGYFSQSQEEEVPPPEELSAKAPQPVFYNKPPEIDITCWDADPLPEEEESFGGGL, from the exons GGCCCTCTACACGTACGAGGATGGCTCCGATGACCTGAAACTGGCAGCGTCGGGAG GTGGAGGTTTGCTGGAGCTCTCCGGCCACTTTGAGATCCAGAAGGTGATGTATGGCTTCTGCAGCGTCAAGGACCCCCAGGCCGTGCTCCCCAAATATGTCCTCGTCAATTGG GTGGGCGAGGATGTGCCAGACGCCCGCAAGTGTGCCTGCGCCAGCCACGTGGCCAAGATCGCCGAGTTCTTCcag GGCGTGGATGTCATCGTCAACGCCAGCAGCGTGGAGGACATCGACCCAGGGGCCATCGGGCAGCGGCTCTCCAACGGGCTGGCCCGCGTCTCCAGCCCGGTGCTGCACCgcctgcggctgcgggaggacgAGAACGCCGAGCCCGTG GGCACCACTTACCAGAAAACCGACGCCACCGTGGAGATGAAGCGGCTCAACCGGGAGCAGTTCTGGGAACAAGCCAAG AAAGAGGAGGAATTGCGTAAAGAGGAGGAGCGGAAAAAGGCCCTGGACGCCCGGCTGCGGTTCGAGCAGGAGCGGAtggagcaggagcggctggagcaggaggagcgggAGCGGCGTTACCGGGAGCGGGAGGAGCAGATCGAGGAGCACAG GCGGAAGCAGCAGAGCATGGAGGCGGAGGAGGCCCGGCAGCGCCTGAAGGAGCAGTCCATCTTT GGGGACCAGCAAGAAGAGGACGACAGGCAGCAGCTCAGGAAATCGGAGTCAGAGGTGGAG GAGGCTGCTGCCATCATCGCTCAGCGGCCCGACAACCCCCGGGACTTCTTCAAGCAGCAGGAGCGGGTGGCATCGGGCAGCAGCGACGCCGTCTCGCCGGGCAGCCACAGGacag GCAGCCAGTCGGACGCCTACCGCAAGGCCTCGGCAgcgggctgcagcccctgcgAGCCCAGCCCGGCCGCCACGCCGCTGGGCGAGCCGGGCACCCGCGCCTCGGCCCACGAGACGCCGGCAACGCCCAAAG actcccccagccccggcacccagGAGACCGGGCCAGCCGCCCCTGAGCAGCACTGGCCCTTCCCGGGCCCCGAGGACAAGGCTACCGAGCCCCCTGGGGACGAGCCCGACCCCAGGCCGGCGTGGACAGCGGGGGGTGATGCCCTGGGGGACCTGGTGACCCTGGAGCCCACCGCCGAGCCCTCCCCACTACCCGCGGCCGCCgagccccagcctggggaggCCCCCAACGCCGAGAGCCTCATCGACCTGTGGCAGAGCGACGGGGCGACCCCCCCTGCTGCCTGGCCCCTGCCCGCCACCCCCGTCCCCGAGGGTCCCCCGGCCACGCTGCCCGACGAGGGGCCCCTGCTGAGCCTGGATGAGCTGCCCGAGCCCCCCGCCACCTTCTGCGAcgcggagcaggaggaggaggaggaggaggaggaggaggcagccggCACAGGGGACCCCCAGACCCGGGGGCTTGGCTGCCAGCGTGCCCCCCAGGAGGACGCCCAGGGCCGGGAGACCCCCCCCATCACCAACGGGGAGATGGCCCCCAAGGATGGGACGCCGGGTCGTGGGGAGCAG GCCAGCGAGGGCTACTTCAGCCAgtcccaggaggaggaggtgcccCCCCCCGAGGAGCTGTCGGCCAAAGCCCCCCAGCCTGTCTTCTACAACAAGCCCCCAG AGATCGACATCACGTGCTGGGACGCGGACCCCCtgcccgaggaggaggagagcttcGGGGGGGGCCTGTAA
- the DBN1 gene encoding drebrin isoform X1 — translation MAGVGFAAHRLELLASYQDVIGEDSPTDWALYTYEDGSDDLKLAASGGGGLLELSGHFEIQKVMYGFCSVKDPQAVLPKYVLVNWVGEDVPDARKCACASHVAKIAEFFQGVDVIVNASSVEDIDPGAIGQRLSNGLARVSSPVLHRLRLREDENAEPVGTTYQKTDATVEMKRLNREQFWEQAKKEEELRKEEERKKALDARLRFEQERMEQERLEQEERERRYREREEQIEEHRRKQQSMEAEEARQRLKEQSIFGDQQEEDDRQQLRKSESEVEEAAAIIAQRPDNPRDFFKQQERVASGSSDAVSPGSHRTGRLHCPFIKTADSGPPSSSSSSSSPPRTPFPYITCHRTPNLSSFFPCSQSDAYRKASAAGCSPCEPSPAATPLGEPGTRASAHETPATPKDSPSPGTQETGPAAPEQHWPFPGPEDKATEPPGDEPDPRPAWTAGGDALGDLVTLEPTAEPSPLPAAAEPQPGEAPNAESLIDLWQSDGATPPAAWPLPATPVPEGPPATLPDEGPLLSLDELPEPPATFCDAEQEEEEEEEEEAAGTGDPQTRGLGCQRAPQEDAQGRETPPITNGEMAPKDGTPGRGEQASEGYFSQSQEEEVPPPEELSAKAPQPVFYNKPPEIDITCWDADPLPEEEESFGGGL, via the exons GGCCCTCTACACGTACGAGGATGGCTCCGATGACCTGAAACTGGCAGCGTCGGGAG GTGGAGGTTTGCTGGAGCTCTCCGGCCACTTTGAGATCCAGAAGGTGATGTATGGCTTCTGCAGCGTCAAGGACCCCCAGGCCGTGCTCCCCAAATATGTCCTCGTCAATTGG GTGGGCGAGGATGTGCCAGACGCCCGCAAGTGTGCCTGCGCCAGCCACGTGGCCAAGATCGCCGAGTTCTTCcag GGCGTGGATGTCATCGTCAACGCCAGCAGCGTGGAGGACATCGACCCAGGGGCCATCGGGCAGCGGCTCTCCAACGGGCTGGCCCGCGTCTCCAGCCCGGTGCTGCACCgcctgcggctgcgggaggacgAGAACGCCGAGCCCGTG GGCACCACTTACCAGAAAACCGACGCCACCGTGGAGATGAAGCGGCTCAACCGGGAGCAGTTCTGGGAACAAGCCAAG AAAGAGGAGGAATTGCGTAAAGAGGAGGAGCGGAAAAAGGCCCTGGACGCCCGGCTGCGGTTCGAGCAGGAGCGGAtggagcaggagcggctggagcaggaggagcgggAGCGGCGTTACCGGGAGCGGGAGGAGCAGATCGAGGAGCACAG GCGGAAGCAGCAGAGCATGGAGGCGGAGGAGGCCCGGCAGCGCCTGAAGGAGCAGTCCATCTTT GGGGACCAGCAAGAAGAGGACGACAGGCAGCAGCTCAGGAAATCGGAGTCAGAGGTGGAG GAGGCTGCTGCCATCATCGCTCAGCGGCCCGACAACCCCCGGGACTTCTTCAAGCAGCAGGAGCGGGTGGCATCGGGCAGCAGCGACGCCGTCTCGCCGGGCAGCCACAGGacag GTCGTCTGCACTGTCCTTTCATAAAGACAGCTGACAGTGGGCcgccttcttcctcctcctcctcctcctcccccccgcggACCCCCTTTCCCTATATCACCTGCCACCGCACCccaaatctctcctctttcttcccat GCAGCCAGTCGGACGCCTACCGCAAGGCCTCGGCAgcgggctgcagcccctgcgAGCCCAGCCCGGCCGCCACGCCGCTGGGCGAGCCGGGCACCCGCGCCTCGGCCCACGAGACGCCGGCAACGCCCAAAG actcccccagccccggcacccagGAGACCGGGCCAGCCGCCCCTGAGCAGCACTGGCCCTTCCCGGGCCCCGAGGACAAGGCTACCGAGCCCCCTGGGGACGAGCCCGACCCCAGGCCGGCGTGGACAGCGGGGGGTGATGCCCTGGGGGACCTGGTGACCCTGGAGCCCACCGCCGAGCCCTCCCCACTACCCGCGGCCGCCgagccccagcctggggaggCCCCCAACGCCGAGAGCCTCATCGACCTGTGGCAGAGCGACGGGGCGACCCCCCCTGCTGCCTGGCCCCTGCCCGCCACCCCCGTCCCCGAGGGTCCCCCGGCCACGCTGCCCGACGAGGGGCCCCTGCTGAGCCTGGATGAGCTGCCCGAGCCCCCCGCCACCTTCTGCGAcgcggagcaggaggaggaggaggaggaggaggaggaggcagccggCACAGGGGACCCCCAGACCCGGGGGCTTGGCTGCCAGCGTGCCCCCCAGGAGGACGCCCAGGGCCGGGAGACCCCCCCCATCACCAACGGGGAGATGGCCCCCAAGGATGGGACGCCGGGTCGTGGGGAGCAG GCCAGCGAGGGCTACTTCAGCCAgtcccaggaggaggaggtgcccCCCCCCGAGGAGCTGTCGGCCAAAGCCCCCCAGCCTGTCTTCTACAACAAGCCCCCAG AGATCGACATCACGTGCTGGGACGCGGACCCCCtgcccgaggaggaggagagcttcGGGGGGGGCCTGTAA
- the DBN1 gene encoding drebrin isoform X3, whose protein sequence is MCQTPASVPAPATWPRSPSSSRAWMSSSTPAAWRTSTQGPSGSGSPTGWPASPARCCTACGCGRTRTPSPCPSAPPASPPSQGTTYQKTDATVEMKRLNREQFWEQAKKEEELRKEEERKKALDARLRFEQERMEQERLEQEERERRYREREEQIEEHRRKQQSMEAEEARQRLKEQSIFGDQQEEDDRQQLRKSESEVEEAAAIIAQRPDNPRDFFKQQERVASGSSDAVSPGSHRTGRLHCPFIKTADSGPPSSSSSSSSPPRTPFPYITCHRTPNLSSFFPCSQSDAYRKASAAGCSPCEPSPAATPLGEPGTRASAHETPATPKDSPSPGTQETGPAAPEQHWPFPGPEDKATEPPGDEPDPRPAWTAGGDALGDLVTLEPTAEPSPLPAAAEPQPGEAPNAESLIDLWQSDGATPPAAWPLPATPVPEGPPATLPDEGPLLSLDELPEPPATFCDAEQEEEEEEEEEAAGTGDPQTRGLGCQRAPQEDAQGRETPPITNGEMAPKDGTPGRGEQASEGYFSQSQEEEVPPPEELSAKAPQPVFYNKPPEIDITCWDADPLPEEEESFGGGL, encoded by the exons ATGTGCCAGACGCCCGCAAGTGTGCCTGCGCCAGCCACGTGGCCAAGATCGCCGAGTTCTTCcag GGCGTGGATGTCATCGTCAACGCCAGCAGCGTGGAGGACATCGACCCAGGGGCCATCGGGCAGCGGCTCTCCAACGGGCTGGCCCGCGTCTCCAGCCCGGTGCTGCACCgcctgcggctgcgggaggacgAGAACGCCGAGCCCGTG cccctccgccccccccgcctctcctccGTCCCAGGGCACCACTTACCAGAAAACCGACGCCACCGTGGAGATGAAGCGGCTCAACCGGGAGCAGTTCTGGGAACAAGCCAAG AAAGAGGAGGAATTGCGTAAAGAGGAGGAGCGGAAAAAGGCCCTGGACGCCCGGCTGCGGTTCGAGCAGGAGCGGAtggagcaggagcggctggagcaggaggagcgggAGCGGCGTTACCGGGAGCGGGAGGAGCAGATCGAGGAGCACAG GCGGAAGCAGCAGAGCATGGAGGCGGAGGAGGCCCGGCAGCGCCTGAAGGAGCAGTCCATCTTT GGGGACCAGCAAGAAGAGGACGACAGGCAGCAGCTCAGGAAATCGGAGTCAGAGGTGGAG GAGGCTGCTGCCATCATCGCTCAGCGGCCCGACAACCCCCGGGACTTCTTCAAGCAGCAGGAGCGGGTGGCATCGGGCAGCAGCGACGCCGTCTCGCCGGGCAGCCACAGGacag GTCGTCTGCACTGTCCTTTCATAAAGACAGCTGACAGTGGGCcgccttcttcctcctcctcctcctcctcccccccgcggACCCCCTTTCCCTATATCACCTGCCACCGCACCccaaatctctcctctttcttcccat GCAGCCAGTCGGACGCCTACCGCAAGGCCTCGGCAgcgggctgcagcccctgcgAGCCCAGCCCGGCCGCCACGCCGCTGGGCGAGCCGGGCACCCGCGCCTCGGCCCACGAGACGCCGGCAACGCCCAAAG actcccccagccccggcacccagGAGACCGGGCCAGCCGCCCCTGAGCAGCACTGGCCCTTCCCGGGCCCCGAGGACAAGGCTACCGAGCCCCCTGGGGACGAGCCCGACCCCAGGCCGGCGTGGACAGCGGGGGGTGATGCCCTGGGGGACCTGGTGACCCTGGAGCCCACCGCCGAGCCCTCCCCACTACCCGCGGCCGCCgagccccagcctggggaggCCCCCAACGCCGAGAGCCTCATCGACCTGTGGCAGAGCGACGGGGCGACCCCCCCTGCTGCCTGGCCCCTGCCCGCCACCCCCGTCCCCGAGGGTCCCCCGGCCACGCTGCCCGACGAGGGGCCCCTGCTGAGCCTGGATGAGCTGCCCGAGCCCCCCGCCACCTTCTGCGAcgcggagcaggaggaggaggaggaggaggaggaggaggcagccggCACAGGGGACCCCCAGACCCGGGGGCTTGGCTGCCAGCGTGCCCCCCAGGAGGACGCCCAGGGCCGGGAGACCCCCCCCATCACCAACGGGGAGATGGCCCCCAAGGATGGGACGCCGGGTCGTGGGGAGCAG GCCAGCGAGGGCTACTTCAGCCAgtcccaggaggaggaggtgcccCCCCCCGAGGAGCTGTCGGCCAAAGCCCCCCAGCCTGTCTTCTACAACAAGCCCCCAG AGATCGACATCACGTGCTGGGACGCGGACCCCCtgcccgaggaggaggagagcttcGGGGGGGGCCTGTAA
- the PRR7 gene encoding proline-rich protein 7 isoform X2, with translation MVMSQGTYTFLTCFAGFWLIWGLIVLLCCFCSYLRRRVKRQQEERLREQSLRALELEPLHYEGYGGSPPGIAIPHRLRLEPHHHHPHHHIPPPRPWSCRHESDLSKPPCYEEALLMAEPPPPYSEVLMDTRGLYRKINAPFLSHERLEKQEQPPSYKPLFLDAGYGSALHLPRSASPGPACPDLYLQAECSPRMFPSWTDSELSSRDTYEPGPWHLPVSMPLFGRTTAV, from the exons ATGGTGATGTCCCAGGGCACCTACACCTTCCTCACCTGCTTCGCGGGCTTCTGGCTCatctgggggctcatcgtgctgctgtgctgcttctgcagctacCTGCGGCGGCGGGTGaagcggcagcaggaggagcggCTGCGGGAGCAGAGCCTGCGCGCGCTGGAGCTGGAGCCGCTGCACTATGAGGGTTAcgggggcagcccccccggcaTCGCCATTCCCCACCGCCTCCGCCTTGAGCCCCACCATCATCACCCCCACCACCACAtcccgcccccccggccctggaGCTGCCGGCACG AGTCGGACCTGTCGAAGCCGCCGTGCTACGAGGAAGCGCTGCTGATGGCGGAGCCCCCCCCGCCGTACAGCGAGGTGCTGATGGACACGCGGGGGCTCTACCGCAAAATCAACGCCCCCTTCCTGAGCCACGAGCggctggagaagcaggagcagccccccagCTACAAACCCCTTTTCCTGGACGCCGGCTACGGTTCGGCGCTGCACCTGCCCCGCTCggccagccccggccctgcctgcccgGACCTCTACCTGCAGGCAGAGTGCTCCCCCCGCATGTTTCCCAGCTGGACGGACTCGGAGCTCAGCAGCAGGGACACCTACGAGCCGGGACCCTGGCACCTCCCGGTCTCCATGCCCCTCTTCGGCAGGACTACCGCTGTCTAA
- the PRR7 gene encoding proline-rich protein 7 isoform X1 has translation MVMSQGTYTFLTCFAGFWLIWGLIVLLCCFCSYLRRRVKRQQEERLREQSLRALELEPLHYEGYGGSPPGIAIPHRLRLEPHHHHPHHHIPPPRPWSCRHGVRGGLCLAESDLSKPPCYEEALLMAEPPPPYSEVLMDTRGLYRKINAPFLSHERLEKQEQPPSYKPLFLDAGYGSALHLPRSASPGPACPDLYLQAECSPRMFPSWTDSELSSRDTYEPGPWHLPVSMPLFGRTTAV, from the exons ATGGTGATGTCCCAGGGCACCTACACCTTCCTCACCTGCTTCGCGGGCTTCTGGCTCatctgggggctcatcgtgctgctgtgctgcttctgcagctacCTGCGGCGGCGGGTGaagcggcagcaggaggagcggCTGCGGGAGCAGAGCCTGCGCGCGCTGGAGCTGGAGCCGCTGCACTATGAGGGTTAcgggggcagcccccccggcaTCGCCATTCCCCACCGCCTCCGCCTTGAGCCCCACCATCATCACCCCCACCACCACAtcccgcccccccggccctggaGCTGCCGGCACG gggtccgggggggtcttTGCCTTGCAGAGTCGGACCTGTCGAAGCCGCCGTGCTACGAGGAAGCGCTGCTGATGGCGGAGCCCCCCCCGCCGTACAGCGAGGTGCTGATGGACACGCGGGGGCTCTACCGCAAAATCAACGCCCCCTTCCTGAGCCACGAGCggctggagaagcaggagcagccccccagCTACAAACCCCTTTTCCTGGACGCCGGCTACGGTTCGGCGCTGCACCTGCCCCGCTCggccagccccggccctgcctgcccgGACCTCTACCTGCAGGCAGAGTGCTCCCCCCGCATGTTTCCCAGCTGGACGGACTCGGAGCTCAGCAGCAGGGACACCTACGAGCCGGGACCCTGGCACCTCCCGGTCTCCATGCCCCTCTTCGGCAGGACTACCGCTGTCTAA
- the GRK6 gene encoding G protein-coupled receptor kinase 6 isoform X1 — MELENIVANTVLLKAREGGGGNRKGKSKKWRQMLQFPHISLCEDLRQTLERDYHSLCEKQPIGHMLFRQFCETRPELSRCVKFLDAVAGYEVAPDEKRKECGQHLIEKYLKPNSEDHVPEVPSQLVDACCERLEQEPSKELFKESTKLIHDYLSVAPFADYLDSLYFNRFLQWKWLERQPVTKNTFRQYRVLGKGGFGEVCACQVRATGKMYACKKLEKKRIKKRKGEAMALNEKQILEKVNSRFVVSLAYAYETKDALCLVLTLMNGGDLKFHIYHMGEAGFEEPRAAFYAAEICCGLEDLHQERIVYRDLKPENILLDDHGHIRISDLGLAVHVPEGQTIKGRVGTVGYMAPEVVKNERYTFSPDWWALGCLVYEMIEGQSPFQQRKKKIKREEVERLVKEVQEEYSEKFSPCARSLCTMLLCKDPLERLGCRGAGAKEVKEHPLFKHLNFRRLEAGMLDPPFKPDPQAIYCKDVLDIEQFSTVKGVELEPTDNDFYQKFATGSVPIPWQNEMIETECFKELNVFSADGTVPPDLDWKGQPSPQPKKGLLQRLFSRQDCCGNCSDSEEEPTRL; from the exons GTGGTGGTGGAAACCGGAAAGGCAAGAGTAAGAAATGGCGCCAGATGCTGCAGTTCCCCCACATCAGCCTCTGCGAGGATCTTCGACAAACCCTCG AGCGGGACTACCACAGCCTGTGCGAGAAGCAGCCCATCGGGCACATGCTCTTTCGGCAGTTCTGTGAGACACGACCTGAGCTGTCACGCTGCGTCAAGTTCCTGGATGCTGTG GCAGGGTACGAAGTGGCTCCAGATGAGAAGCGGAAGGAATGCGGGCAGCACCTGATTGAAAAGTACTTGAAGCCAAAC AGTGAGGACCATGTGCCTGAAGTCCCCTCACAGCTGGTCGATGCCTGTTGTGAGAGGCTGGAACAGGAACCTTCCAAGGAGCTCTTCAAGGAATCCACTAA GCTTATCCACGACTACCTGAGTGTGGCTCCCTTTGCTGACTACCTCGACAGCTTGTACTTCAACCGCTTCCTGCAGTGGAAATGGCTGGAACG GCAGCCAGTGACCAAAAACACTTTCCGCCAGTACCGTGTGCTGGGCAAGGGCGGTTTTGGGGAG GTTTGTGCCTGCCAAGTGCGTGCCACAGGGAAGATGTACGCCtgcaagaagctggagaagaaacggatcaaaaagaggaaaggagaggccATGGCCCTGAATGAGAAACAGATTCTGGAAAAAGTGAACAGTAGGTTTGTA GTGAGCTTAGCCTATGCATATGAAACTAAAGATGCTCTCTGCCTAGTGCTGACCCTCATGAATGGAGGGGACCTCAAGTTCCATATCTACCACATGGGAGAGGCTGGCTTCGAGGAGCCCCGGGCAGCTTTCTATGCTGCCGAGATCTGCTGTGGCCTCGAGGACTTGCACCAGGAGAGGATAGTGTACAG GGACCTGAAGCCAGAGAACATTTTGCTGGATGACCACG GTCACATCCGTATCTCAGACCTGGGGCTAGCTGTGCACGTGCCGGAGGGCCAAACGATCAAGGGCCGGGTGGGGACAGTTGGCTACATGG CTCCAGAGGTGGTGAAGAACGAGCGCTACACGTTCAGCCCAGACTGGTGGGCTCTGGGCTGCCTGGTGTACGAGATGATTGAGGGACAGTCCCCCTTCCAGCAGCGCAAGAAGAAGATCAAGCGGGAGGAGGTGGAGCGGTTGGTGAAGGAAGTGCAGGAGGAGTACTCAGAGAAGTTCTCACCCTGTGCCCGCTCCCTCTGCACCATG CTCCTGTGCAAAGACCCTCTGGAGCGCCTGGGGTGCCGAGGAGCTGGGGCCAAGGAAGTGAAGGAGCACCCTCTCTTCAAGCATCTCAACTTCAGGAGGCTGGAAGCAGGCATGCTGGACCCCCCCTTCAAGCCAGAT CCCCAGGCCATCTACTGCAAGGACGTTCTGGACATTGAGCAGTTCTCCACAGTGAAAGGGGTGGAGCTGGAGCCCACGGACAATGACTTCTACCAGAAGTTTGCTACGGGAAGCGTTCCCATTCCCTGGCAGAATGAG ATGATTGAGACAGAGTGTTTTAAGGAGCTGAATGTCTTTAGCGCAGACGGCACGGTGCCCCCAGACCTAGACTGGAAAGGGCAGCCTTCTCCACAGCCCAAAAAAGGGTTACTCCAGCGCTTATTCAGCAGACAG GACTGTTGTGGAAACTGCAGCGACAGCGAGGAAGAGCCCACCCGGCTGTAG
- the GRK6 gene encoding G protein-coupled receptor kinase 6 isoform X2, whose translation MELENIVANTVLLKAREGGGGNRKGKSKKWRQMLQFPHISLCEDLRQTLERDYHSLCEKQPIGHMLFRQFCETRPELSRCVKFLDAVAGYEVAPDEKRKECGQHLIEKYLKPNSEDHVPEVPSQLVDACCERLEQEPSKELFKESTKLIHDYLSVAPFADYLDSLYFNRFLQWKWLERQPVTKNTFRQYRVLGKGGFGEVCACQVRATGKMYACKKLEKKRIKKRKGEAMALNEKQILEKVNSRFVVSLAYAYETKDALCLVLTLMNGGDLKFHIYHMGEAGFEEPRAAFYAAEICCGLEDLHQERIVYRDLKPENILLDDHGHIRISDLGLAVHVPEGQTIKGRVGTVGYMAPEVVKNERYTFSPDWWALGCLVYEMIEGQSPFQQRKKKIKREEVERLVKEVQEEYSEKFSPCARSLCTMLLCKDPLERLGCRGAGAKEVKEHPLFKHLNFRRLEAGMLDPPFKPDPQAIYCKDVLDIEQFSTVKGVELEPTDNDFYQKFATGSVPIPWQNEMIETECFKELNVFSADGTVPPDLDWKGQPSPQPKKGLLQRLFSRQR comes from the exons GTGGTGGTGGAAACCGGAAAGGCAAGAGTAAGAAATGGCGCCAGATGCTGCAGTTCCCCCACATCAGCCTCTGCGAGGATCTTCGACAAACCCTCG AGCGGGACTACCACAGCCTGTGCGAGAAGCAGCCCATCGGGCACATGCTCTTTCGGCAGTTCTGTGAGACACGACCTGAGCTGTCACGCTGCGTCAAGTTCCTGGATGCTGTG GCAGGGTACGAAGTGGCTCCAGATGAGAAGCGGAAGGAATGCGGGCAGCACCTGATTGAAAAGTACTTGAAGCCAAAC AGTGAGGACCATGTGCCTGAAGTCCCCTCACAGCTGGTCGATGCCTGTTGTGAGAGGCTGGAACAGGAACCTTCCAAGGAGCTCTTCAAGGAATCCACTAA GCTTATCCACGACTACCTGAGTGTGGCTCCCTTTGCTGACTACCTCGACAGCTTGTACTTCAACCGCTTCCTGCAGTGGAAATGGCTGGAACG GCAGCCAGTGACCAAAAACACTTTCCGCCAGTACCGTGTGCTGGGCAAGGGCGGTTTTGGGGAG GTTTGTGCCTGCCAAGTGCGTGCCACAGGGAAGATGTACGCCtgcaagaagctggagaagaaacggatcaaaaagaggaaaggagaggccATGGCCCTGAATGAGAAACAGATTCTGGAAAAAGTGAACAGTAGGTTTGTA GTGAGCTTAGCCTATGCATATGAAACTAAAGATGCTCTCTGCCTAGTGCTGACCCTCATGAATGGAGGGGACCTCAAGTTCCATATCTACCACATGGGAGAGGCTGGCTTCGAGGAGCCCCGGGCAGCTTTCTATGCTGCCGAGATCTGCTGTGGCCTCGAGGACTTGCACCAGGAGAGGATAGTGTACAG GGACCTGAAGCCAGAGAACATTTTGCTGGATGACCACG GTCACATCCGTATCTCAGACCTGGGGCTAGCTGTGCACGTGCCGGAGGGCCAAACGATCAAGGGCCGGGTGGGGACAGTTGGCTACATGG CTCCAGAGGTGGTGAAGAACGAGCGCTACACGTTCAGCCCAGACTGGTGGGCTCTGGGCTGCCTGGTGTACGAGATGATTGAGGGACAGTCCCCCTTCCAGCAGCGCAAGAAGAAGATCAAGCGGGAGGAGGTGGAGCGGTTGGTGAAGGAAGTGCAGGAGGAGTACTCAGAGAAGTTCTCACCCTGTGCCCGCTCCCTCTGCACCATG CTCCTGTGCAAAGACCCTCTGGAGCGCCTGGGGTGCCGAGGAGCTGGGGCCAAGGAAGTGAAGGAGCACCCTCTCTTCAAGCATCTCAACTTCAGGAGGCTGGAAGCAGGCATGCTGGACCCCCCCTTCAAGCCAGAT CCCCAGGCCATCTACTGCAAGGACGTTCTGGACATTGAGCAGTTCTCCACAGTGAAAGGGGTGGAGCTGGAGCCCACGGACAATGACTTCTACCAGAAGTTTGCTACGGGAAGCGTTCCCATTCCCTGGCAGAATGAG ATGATTGAGACAGAGTGTTTTAAGGAGCTGAATGTCTTTAGCGCAGACGGCACGGTGCCCCCAGACCTAGACTGGAAAGGGCAGCCTTCTCCACAGCCCAAAAAAGGGTTACTCCAGCGCTTATTCAGCAGACAG aggTGA